CCTGTTCCCGGATGGAAACGGCGATGGAATCCGTGTTCTGCATCTCGATACCGCCGGTATCCACCATGGTGAATTTCCGGTCCAGCCATTCGGCATCGGCATAGAGACGGTCACGGGTCACCCCGGGAGTGTCTTCAACAATGGAGATCCGGCTGTCGGCGAATATATTAAATAGTGTTGATTTGCCGACGTTGGGTCTGCCGACAATGGCAACTATGGGTTTGCTCATGGAATGTTCCTCTTTCGTTCTTCAGCATTTTTTCCCGTAGGAAAGAGAGCGCAGGGCCGCGGCCAGGTCTCCGGTACAATAGGTCCGCACCTGCCGCAGCTGTCCTGCCTCTGTACACCCGGTGAGGGTGTAGAAATCTTTCACGGCCTCCTGCAGCCGCCCGATCCAGTCGATGGTATAGCGGGTCCCCCGTTCCTGGACTGAACGGAGGATATTTCCGGCCATCCCCACTGCATTGGCGCCCAGTACCTGGGCTTTGAACACATCCAGTGCCGTCCGGATCCCTCCGGAGGCAATGATGCCCTGCTGCCAGCCCCGGGCCTCCACCACTTCACACAGTGACAGGGCGGAGGGGATGCCCCAGCGGGACAGTTCCCCGTTCCCTTCCGGGTAGCGGCAGCTTTCGATGGCCGGGAAGTTGGTGCCCCCGGCACCGCCGGTATCCAGGATGGATGCCCCGGCCTCCAGCAGCTTTCTGGCGTCTTCCCGATCCATCCCGCAGCCGGTCTCTTTGACGATCACCGGCACGGAGACACTGGCACAGATCTCTCCGATCTGCTCCAGCCAGTGGGAAAAATCCCGGTCCCCTTCTTCCATGGCCAGTTCCTGGGCACTGTTCAGATGGATCTGCAGTGCCCGGGCCCCGATCATGTCCACCGCCCGCTGTGCCTCCTCCGGTCCTGCCAGCGCACTGACGTTGGCGAACAGGATCCCATCAGGGTTGGCTTTGCGGACGATGGTGAAGGTGTCCTCATGCAGGCCTTTGCGCACGGCCCCGTACTGGGACCCCACCGCCATGGCACAACCCGTCTCCCGGGCCACCACAGCCAGCTTTTCGTTGATCCGCTTCACCCCGTCGGCGCCACCGGTGATGGCATTGATGATCAGGGGGGAAGAAAGGGTCCCCACCCCGGGCAGGGTGGTGGAAAGGTCCACTTTCCGCCGATCCACCTGGGGCAGGCACCGGTGCATCACCTGCACATCAGAAAAGCCGGTGGCGCAAGGACCATCGTCAAGGTGCAGGGCATACTTGATATGATCGATTTTACGGCTCTCCCGGCTTTTCATGAGTTATGATCCTCTCTTACGAGTTCTTGTCAGATCTTATTTACGGGCTTCAGCTTCAGCTTCTGCCAGTTTTTCGCCCAGATCCTGGGACAGAGCACCTTTTTTGCCCAGGTATTGACGCATTTCAGCTTTTTCAGCGTCTTCCTTGGCTTTGGTGATGCTCAGAGCGATCTTCTTGTGTTCCGTGTCCACACGCAGGACCTTCACTTTGACTTCCTGGCCGATTTCCAGGACATCTTCCGGTTTGTCGATGCGCTGTTCAGCGATTTCGGAGATGTGGATCATGCCTTCGTTCTTGTCGTTCAGTTTGACAATGGCGCCGAAGGGCAGGAACCGTACCACTTTACCGGTCACAACGTCGCCCACTTTGAATTCCTTGGCAGCGGTCACCCAGGGATCTTCCTGCAGAGCCTTGATGGACAGGCTGATACGACCCTTTTCTTCGTCCAGGCCCTTGATGTACACATTGACTTTTTCGCCCACTTTGTACAGGTCAGCCGGTTTCACGCTGCGATCCCAGGACACTTCAGAGATGTGTACCAGGCCCTGTACCATGGGAGCGATCTCCACGAACATACCGAAGTCAACGATGCTCTTGATGGTACCTTCAACGGTTTCGCCTTCATGGAAGGTCTGGAAAGCTTTTTCCAGGGCTTCATGACGTTCTTCTTCCCGTTTGGCTCTTTCTTCCTTCCAGGCAGCGTTCTTGGCAGCCCGTTCTTCACGCAGAACGTTTCTGCGGGAGAATACCAGGCGTTTCTTTTCCGGATTGATTTCCAGCAGAGAAACTTCCAGATCCTTGCCTTCATATTCTTTTACATCATCCACATGCTTCAGATCCAGGTGAGAAGCGGGGATGAAACCGGTCAGTCCTTCGTAGGAAACGGTCAGTCCGCCTTTCACAGCCCGCAGGCCCTTTACTTGGACGGTCTTCTTGTCAGCCAGTTGTTCCGGCAGTTTCAGCCAAGCCTGATCGGCTTCAGCCTTGATTTTGCTCAGGACAACCAGACCATCCTGGTTTTCGCTGGCGATGACTTTCAGGGTAACTTTGTCGCCCGGTTTCACAGTAGGGGCAACAGTGTCTTTGGTGCCACCTGCAACCCATTGATCGAATGCAACAGACCCTTCGCTCTGATAGCCGAAGTCCACAACGACCTCGTCATCGGTTACTTCTACAACAGTGGCATCCACAATCATGCCAATGTGCAGTTTCATGCATTCCTGTTCGCCCAGCAAGCTTTCCATCGTTTCCATAGTTCCAATAGCCTCCTCAATAATTTCCTGCGGCGTCGATGCGCCAGCAGTGATGCCAATTTTATGTGCTCCGGCCAGCATTGGTCCAGTGATCTCGCTGGCGTCCTGCAAAAGATAGGAACGGGGGTTGATTTCCCTGGCCAGTTCCCACAGGTGTCTCGTGTTCGCGCTGTTCTTGCCGCCAAACACGAAGAAAAC
This region of Acidaminococcus timonensis genomic DNA includes:
- the fni gene encoding type 2 isopentenyl-diphosphate Delta-isomerase, encoding MKSRESRKIDHIKYALHLDDGPCATGFSDVQVMHRCLPQVDRRKVDLSTTLPGVGTLSSPLIINAITGGADGVKRINEKLAVVARETGCAMAVGSQYGAVRKGLHEDTFTIVRKANPDGILFANVSALAGPEEAQRAVDMIGARALQIHLNSAQELAMEEGDRDFSHWLEQIGEICASVSVPVIVKETGCGMDREDARKLLEAGASILDTGGAGGTNFPAIESCRYPEGNGELSRWGIPSALSLCEVVEARGWQQGIIASGGIRTALDVFKAQVLGANAVGMAGNILRSVQERGTRYTIDWIGRLQEAVKDFYTLTGCTEAGQLRQVRTYCTGDLAAALRSLSYGKKC
- a CDS encoding bifunctional 4-hydroxy-3-methylbut-2-enyl diphosphate reductase/30S ribosomal protein S1 — encoded protein: MKIYVADPCGFCYGVKRAIHVAELQTKGYNNSIATLGELVHNPRVVEKLRQQGVECKEKLAEFAAGDIVIFRSHGVGPALYEEARHRGLNIIDATCPHVRKAQKTAAELAREGRFVIIIGEKRHPEVQSIKAWAGSDSVVIETPDDLGSLPEKDKFGVVSQTTFEAEKFNLLLRMAQEKRPGDYKVVRTICTATAERQAAARQLAGKTDVFFVFGGKNSANTRHLWELAREINPRSYLLQDASEITGPMLAGAHKIGITAGASTPQEIIEEAIGTMETMESLLGEQECMKLHIGMIVDATVVEVTDDEVVVDFGYQSEGSVAFDQWVAGGTKDTVAPTVKPGDKVTLKVIASENQDGLVVLSKIKAEADQAWLKLPEQLADKKTVQVKGLRAVKGGLTVSYEGLTGFIPASHLDLKHVDDVKEYEGKDLEVSLLEINPEKKRLVFSRRNVLREERAAKNAAWKEERAKREEERHEALEKAFQTFHEGETVEGTIKSIVDFGMFVEIAPMVQGLVHISEVSWDRSVKPADLYKVGEKVNVYIKGLDEEKGRISLSIKALQEDPWVTAAKEFKVGDVVTGKVVRFLPFGAIVKLNDKNEGMIHISEIAEQRIDKPEDVLEIGQEVKVKVLRVDTEHKKIALSITKAKEDAEKAEMRQYLGKKGALSQDLGEKLAEAEAEARK